A window of Methanolobus sediminis contains these coding sequences:
- a CDS encoding methanogenesis marker 12 protein, with the protein MFIGIDHGTTAMRFAALFPDGNVLKLEIPRTEAAGMTESQLISSMEDAFGINSSDISLMAVTYSMGDGIKDIEDITTVENRGVKSIEGAGKKTGGGGLVFDSIRSSGIPAVVIPGIHENSDTDSRLNIFSHSTSPEKIGIAYHAFALGFHDFVLSDISSNTVTVAVANGKLIGAIDACIFAPGLQHGPLDVQALRDVDAGKISANEAFVNSGVLKHTSFSDRHELIKAAADGDSQAVLAMDSVALFAAMEIAGMQLLMKDYGSVGEVIIEGSVGEVPDVVKKIEAHLGVKAHVLDRWSAAIGCAEIARDINSGSSEILGLKVNFKNK; encoded by the coding sequence ATGTTCATTGGAATAGATCATGGTACAACTGCAATGCGCTTTGCTGCACTCTTTCCTGACGGAAATGTGCTGAAACTTGAGATTCCAAGAACTGAAGCTGCCGGGATGACAGAGTCCCAGCTTATATCCTCAATGGAAGATGCTTTTGGGATAAATTCTTCTGACATTTCTCTTATGGCTGTGACCTATTCCATGGGTGATGGTATAAAGGATATAGAGGACATAACCACTGTTGAGAATCGCGGTGTCAAAAGCATAGAAGGTGCAGGAAAGAAGACAGGTGGTGGCGGACTTGTTTTTGATTCTATAAGATCATCCGGCATTCCTGCAGTTGTAATTCCCGGTATCCATGAAAACAGTGATACAGACTCTCGTCTTAATATTTTCTCACATTCCACCAGTCCTGAAAAGATAGGAATTGCCTATCATGCATTTGCACTTGGATTCCATGATTTTGTTCTTTCTGATATTAGCTCCAACACCGTTACTGTTGCAGTTGCAAATGGAAAACTCATTGGTGCCATAGATGCCTGTATCTTTGCTCCGGGATTGCAACACGGTCCACTGGATGTGCAGGCTCTCAGGGATGTGGATGCAGGAAAAATAAGTGCAAATGAAGCATTTGTAAATTCAGGTGTTCTTAAACACACCTCTTTCTCAGATAGACATGAACTCATTAAAGCGGCAGCAGATGGGGATTCTCAGGCTGTGCTTGCCATGGATAGTGTGGCGCTCTTTGCTGCCATGGAAATTGCAGGAATGCAGCTTCTGATGAAGGACTATGGTTCAGTTGGTGAAGTTATCATCGAAGGTTCCGTAGGTGAAGTTCCTGATGTTGTAAAGAAGATAGAAGCTCATCTTGGAGTAAAGGCTCATGTTCTTGACAGGTGGAGTGCAGCCATTGGTTGTGCTGAGATTGCAAGAGATATTAATTCAGGTTCAAGTGAGATCCTGGGTCTTAAGGTCAATTTCAAAAATAAGTGA
- a CDS encoding ArsR family transcriptional regulator, producing the protein MPQQIILVNLEKPREKRLEEDIRWFCDSFGLSSGRDTENLATQIVLDLLQQLAENQDKISSDIIARSIEVNQSRVNHHIRNLINSGLIYREKRGLYIRGGSLKAAVQEMRKDSERIFQELEEIAEEIDEQMGLKNR; encoded by the coding sequence ATGCCACAGCAGATTATCCTCGTAAATCTGGAAAAACCCAGAGAAAAGAGACTGGAAGAAGATATTCGCTGGTTCTGTGACAGTTTCGGATTATCTTCCGGCCGTGATACGGAAAACCTTGCTACACAGATAGTCCTCGATCTACTTCAGCAGCTGGCAGAAAACCAGGATAAAATATCATCAGATATCATAGCCAGGAGTATTGAGGTCAACCAGTCCAGAGTGAACCACCACATAAGGAACCTTATCAATTCAGGACTTATCTATAGAGAAAAAAGAGGACTGTACATTCGTGGAGGAAGTCTTAAGGCTGCGGTACAGGAAATGAGAAAAGATTCCGAGCGCATATTCCAGGAACTGGAAGAAATCGCCGAAGAAATAGATGAGCAGATGGGACTGAAGAACAGATAA
- a CDS encoding DUF2103 domain-containing protein, which yields MTDTINSKGVHKPECKLGGSHTTIIGGRAGKKIVSMLSQHPSVKKVIPSVIAVKGKGNSGGKLTAKIQRPDDRGNLRLLLSHGTSFQELRIVTNVGSFEEGEDIMKELNSLLSDI from the coding sequence ATGACGGATACTATCAATTCAAAAGGAGTTCACAAACCGGAGTGTAAACTCGGCGGTTCGCATACTACTATTATTGGTGGACGTGCAGGTAAAAAGATAGTGTCCATGTTGAGTCAACATCCTTCTGTCAAAAAAGTAATTCCTTCTGTAATTGCTGTAAAAGGAAAAGGTAATTCCGGCGGAAAACTTACTGCCAAAATCCAAAGACCAGATGACAGGGGAAACCTGCGACTTCTTCTTTCACATGGTACATCTTTCCAGGAACTGCGTATTGTCACGAATGTAGGCAGTTTTGAGGAAGGTGAAGACATTATGAAAGAACTTAATTCATTATTATCTGATATCTAA
- a CDS encoding ACT domain-containing protein yields MEEKIIKQISLFAENKPGRLANIATNFRKAGINIRAFTIAEAGDFGIIRMVVDKPDLAHEVLHDAGFTVSETSVLGIEMEDVPGGLGKIADVLGGQNINIDYAYAFVTKTEQALLILRVSDIEGAIKVLDGAGVKLIDMADIQEI; encoded by the coding sequence ATGGAAGAAAAGATAATCAAGCAGATATCACTTTTCGCTGAGAACAAGCCAGGCCGCCTTGCTAATATTGCAACTAATTTCCGAAAGGCAGGTATCAACATAAGGGCTTTTACGATTGCTGAGGCAGGAGATTTCGGCATCATCCGGATGGTAGTTGACAAGCCTGACCTTGCACACGAAGTCCTTCATGATGCAGGATTCACAGTTTCCGAAACCAGTGTTCTTGGCATCGAGATGGAGGATGTACCCGGAGGTCTTGGTAAGATAGCTGATGTGCTTGGTGGGCAGAATATCAATATTGACTATGCCTATGCTTTTGTCACAAAGACTGAGCAGGCACTTCTTATTCTCAGGGTAAGTGACATCGAGGGGGCTATCAAGGTCCTTGACGGTGCAGGTGTAAAGCTCATCGATATGGCAGATATTCAGGAAATCTGA
- a CDS encoding DHH family phosphoesterase — protein MRVEETEFYNKLLDYNNILYLCHRNADPDAVSSAFALSEAIGGTIGLVDGCNRVASLLIDKLDIDVVEKPDPSEYDITLVVDTSTSSQLNDIKLGKYCVIDHHATTALIENAEFYLHRHATSTAEMVFDILVSMGAPVMRRTAMGLLTGIITDTGHFKHATQETFKTVSEIIACSGVEYADVLEMMAATPQDISMRIAMLKCATRANIERVDDWLLVDSHVNSFGGAASSMFLNIGADVALIGTSRDANIRVSGRAKREAVAAGVNLGKIMEDISHNYDGTGGGHAGAAGIDVVADMDTILGECKDRIRGILKGKPNPSICDSLNDECHESE, from the coding sequence ATGCGAGTTGAAGAAACGGAGTTTTACAATAAGCTTCTGGATTATAATAATATCCTTTATCTTTGCCATCGGAACGCCGATCCGGACGCTGTAAGCAGTGCATTTGCGCTATCTGAAGCCATCGGAGGTACAATAGGACTTGTTGATGGATGTAACCGGGTTGCTTCTCTTCTTATTGATAAACTTGACATAGACGTGGTCGAGAAACCTGATCCGTCAGAATATGATATTACTCTTGTAGTTGACACTTCAACCAGTTCTCAGCTTAATGACATTAAACTTGGCAAATACTGTGTGATTGATCATCACGCGACAACCGCTCTTATCGAAAATGCAGAGTTCTATTTGCATCGTCATGCAACATCCACTGCCGAGATGGTCTTTGATATTCTTGTATCAATGGGTGCACCTGTAATGCGCCGTACTGCTATGGGTCTGCTCACTGGAATAATAACCGATACCGGCCATTTTAAGCACGCTACACAGGAAACATTCAAGACTGTTTCTGAAATAATTGCCTGTAGTGGTGTTGAATATGCAGACGTATTGGAGATGATGGCAGCAACCCCGCAGGATATATCCATGCGTATAGCCATGTTAAAATGTGCTACCCGTGCAAACATTGAAAGGGTTGATGACTGGTTACTGGTGGATTCTCATGTGAATTCATTCGGTGGTGCAGCATCATCCATGTTCCTCAACATTGGCGCTGATGTGGCTCTTATAGGAACTTCCCGTGATGCAAATATCAGGGTCAGTGGAAGGGCTAAACGTGAAGCTGTCGCTGCAGGTGTCAATCTTGGAAAGATAATGGAAGATATTAGCCATAATTATGATGGTACCGGAGGAGGTCATGCGGGAGCTGCCGGAATTGATGTAGTTGCCGACATGGATACTATTTTAGGTGAATGCAAAGACAGGATACGTGGTATTCTCAAAGGCAAACCCAATCCTTCTATATGTGATTCACTGAATGATGAATGTCACGAATCTGAATAA
- the radC gene encoding RadC family protein, whose translation MSDYKISIHDMPMDERPRERLLKYGPETLSNAELLAIILRTGSQKENVINMCSRIFSEYNIKQLSQANIANLTKIHGIGTAKAAQIAAIFELARKLEGFSDEPKRKIRSPADVYSILYPGMREHKRERLVALLLDTKNQVIREELISIGSLNANIVHPREVFKAALMESCASVILSHNHPSGDPTPSREDIAVTEKLVEGGKLLGIDVLDHVVIGDGRYVSLKDEGYVR comes from the coding sequence ATGAGTGATTACAAGATTAGTATCCATGACATGCCAATGGATGAAAGGCCAAGAGAAAGACTATTGAAATACGGTCCTGAGACACTCTCAAATGCGGAACTGCTGGCGATAATCCTTAGAACAGGGTCGCAGAAAGAGAACGTTATCAACATGTGCAGCCGTATTTTCTCAGAATACAATATCAAACAGCTCAGCCAGGCAAATATCGCAAATCTCACTAAAATTCATGGCATCGGCACTGCAAAGGCTGCACAGATAGCTGCCATCTTTGAACTTGCCCGCAAGCTGGAAGGATTCAGCGATGAGCCTAAAAGAAAGATAAGATCACCTGCCGATGTTTATTCAATTCTCTATCCGGGAATGAGAGAACACAAGCGCGAAAGACTTGTAGCCCTTCTGCTCGATACAAAGAATCAGGTCATACGTGAGGAACTAATTTCCATCGGCAGCCTGAATGCAAATATCGTTCATCCAAGAGAAGTATTCAAGGCAGCACTTATGGAGTCATGCGCTTCAGTGATTCTTTCACACAATCACCCTTCAGGCGATCCCACACCAAGCAGGGAGGATATTGCAGTTACTGAGAAACTTGTAGAAGGCGGTAAGCTCCTTGGTATCGATGTGTTGGATCATGTGGTTATCGGTGATGGAAGATATGTTAGTCTGAAAGATGAAGGATATGTAAGATAA
- a CDS encoding thiamine pyrophosphate-dependent enzyme, whose product MTNTKDTTGLEAIYLAALDSNVRFITAVAGYPMTAVADYFFEKKEFTNYDIHWFTNEKAALEAALGASVTGRRSMVMVKHVGMNVLSDPLMTAMMHTIGSGLVILAGDDPAAKASQNEQDSRFYGAISETATFDPATPQDAYDSLNRAFELSEETKVPVIMRITDRLENEEQEVSRSQINSKVKQEGKVLDRNIWKLTMHGKHQRFHIESETLLIHEAENSRFNHCLIKEGNVGIISSGYSSFIVDKILSTQLVYSSYSHLSLGMVTPLPEKLVKRFIEQHERILVVEESEPFIESYINTCCSKILGKRTGHLPFGIIEKEHVEFAFENIDNDELSKYIDIQTILNRGSRPICSDCPFMPLYNVLHNIQPVAGDMGCSIRTAPDPLNAVDTGFALGGAISTACGFPGKGIAVIGDFGLAHSGIIGLINAVDSGFDILAIILQNDVAAMTGGQSAPDLKEVVKALVPDTTCINIDELQKLEGKEACSENIQDMIQKKLDNKGVSVIYIEGKCTKH is encoded by the coding sequence ATGACTAATACAAAGGATACAACCGGCCTTGAAGCAATTTACCTTGCAGCACTTGACAGCAATGTAAGGTTCATTACTGCTGTAGCCGGATATCCCATGACTGCAGTTGCAGACTACTTTTTTGAGAAGAAAGAGTTTACTAATTATGATATTCACTGGTTCACCAATGAGAAAGCTGCCTTAGAAGCAGCATTGGGTGCATCAGTTACCGGACGCCGCTCAATGGTAATGGTAAAACATGTTGGAATGAATGTGCTTTCCGACCCGCTCATGACAGCAATGATGCACACTATCGGCTCAGGACTTGTGATACTTGCAGGTGATGACCCGGCAGCAAAAGCATCACAGAACGAGCAGGATTCCAGATTCTACGGAGCAATTTCAGAGACCGCCACTTTTGACCCTGCAACACCGCAGGACGCATACGATTCACTTAACCGGGCTTTTGAACTCTCAGAGGAAACAAAGGTTCCCGTAATTATGAGAATAACTGACCGACTGGAGAACGAAGAGCAGGAAGTCAGTCGATCACAAATCAATTCAAAGGTAAAACAGGAAGGAAAGGTTTTAGACAGGAATATCTGGAAACTTACCATGCATGGAAAGCATCAGCGCTTCCATATTGAATCAGAAACTCTCCTCATCCATGAAGCTGAAAACTCACGGTTCAATCATTGTTTGATCAAAGAAGGAAATGTTGGAATAATCTCATCCGGCTACTCTTCATTCATTGTAGACAAGATACTTTCCACACAATTAGTTTATTCTTCTTATTCACACCTGAGTCTTGGAATGGTGACTCCGTTGCCGGAGAAACTTGTAAAACGTTTCATAGAACAACATGAACGCATACTTGTTGTGGAAGAAAGCGAGCCTTTCATTGAATCTTACATAAATACATGTTGCAGCAAGATTCTTGGAAAAAGAACCGGACATCTGCCTTTTGGGATAATAGAAAAAGAACATGTTGAATTTGCCTTCGAGAACATCGATAACGATGAACTCTCAAAGTACATCGATATCCAGACTATCCTTAATAGAGGTTCAAGACCTATTTGCAGCGATTGTCCGTTCATGCCACTCTACAATGTACTGCACAATATTCAGCCGGTTGCAGGAGATATGGGATGCTCCATACGTACAGCACCTGATCCTTTAAACGCAGTTGACACCGGATTTGCACTTGGTGGTGCGATATCTACAGCCTGCGGATTTCCCGGAAAGGGCATAGCAGTCATCGGAGATTTCGGACTTGCGCATTCTGGCATCATTGGACTTATAAATGCAGTAGACAGTGGTTTTGATATCCTAGCAATCATACTTCAGAATGATGTTGCTGCAATGACAGGCGGACAGAGTGCACCGGACCTGAAAGAAGTCGTAAAGGCACTTGTACCCGATACAACCTGCATCAATATCGATGAGCTGCAGAAATTAGAAGGAAAAGAAGCTTGCTCAGAGAATATCCAGGACATGATACAAAAGAAACTTGATAATAAAGGAGTTTCTGTAATCTACATTGAAGGCAAGTGTACAAAACACTGA
- a CDS encoding molybdopterin synthase produces MKVICVAGYKNSGKTTLVTRLVEALSEHGKVGTVKQMLHHRFNPQDTDTGKHFDAGADLVAAITDTELVTIKRDPTLEDALDSLADNGADFAIVEGAKSSDLPKIFLGEPEGSDEISNILVKLPVRSEWHMAPLVELIHDQPEWVTLDSLIRKVRANPNIRLSGGIATFTGIVRRINNNVETTAIDFEKYDGVADRAIEKICIDMKQKENIIDVLIHHKTGLIRSGEDIVYIVVAAAHRQELFQTLVDSLERIKEDVPIWKKEYTIEGDFWVHDKL; encoded by the coding sequence ATGAAAGTCATTTGTGTTGCAGGATATAAGAATTCAGGCAAAACAACTCTGGTTACCCGCCTTGTTGAAGCTCTTTCCGAACACGGGAAGGTTGGAACTGTAAAACAGATGCTTCATCACCGTTTCAATCCGCAGGACACTGATACGGGAAAACATTTCGATGCAGGTGCTGATCTGGTAGCGGCGATAACAGATACTGAGCTTGTAACCATTAAACGTGATCCTACTCTGGAGGATGCTCTGGACTCTCTTGCAGACAACGGAGCAGACTTTGCAATAGTTGAAGGTGCAAAAAGCAGTGATCTTCCAAAGATCTTCCTTGGTGAGCCGGAAGGCTCTGATGAGATCTCCAATATACTTGTCAAACTGCCTGTAAGATCTGAATGGCATATGGCTCCTCTTGTTGAACTCATCCATGATCAACCTGAATGGGTAACACTTGACTCTCTTATCAGAAAGGTGCGAGCCAATCCAAACATCCGTCTTTCAGGCGGTATCGCAACATTCACCGGAATAGTCCGCCGTATCAACAATAATGTGGAAACGACTGCCATAGATTTTGAAAAATATGACGGTGTTGCTGACAGAGCTATTGAAAAGATATGCATTGACATGAAACAAAAGGAAAACATAATTGATGTACTCATTCATCACAAAACAGGACTTATTAGATCGGGTGAGGATATCGTTTACATAGTTGTGGCTGCCGCTCACAGGCAGGAGCTTTTCCAGACACTTGTCGATTCACTTGAGCGTATAAAGGAAGATGTTCCTATCTGGAAAAAAGAGTACACCATTGAAGGTGATTTCTGGGTTCACGACAAGCTCTGA
- a CDS encoding phenylacetate--CoA ligase family protein, translating into MIEYWNPLMERMPVGELEKMQENKLRSLVNYVYQHSDFYKKRFDEADVKPEDIQTLADLKKLPFTYKSDLRDTYPTGMFCVPNEQLTRFHVSSGTTGKPTVVGYTKNDIHAWNTSLARALTSIGLGRGDIIQVSYGYGLFTGGLGLHYGAEEVGATVLPTSSGNTEKQLDLMQDLGSTAIACTPSYFLFMSEVANQNGISIQNDTRLKAGIFGAEPWSEEMRTRIEEATGIKAYDIYGTSELSGPLCTECQFQDGIHIWADMFLLEVIDPATGEQLGDGERGELVITTLAKEALPLIRYRIGDITIINKEPCKCGRTHPRIMRVLGRADDMLIVRGINVFPGQVESVLMTLPEVGEHFMIIVDRVNELDTMTIQIEMTDEAFSDKVTDIIGLEKKVQAALKNVLNLAVKVELVEKGTIPRSMGKAKKVIDNRKL; encoded by the coding sequence ATGATAGAATACTGGAACCCATTGATGGAAAGGATGCCAGTTGGTGAACTGGAGAAGATGCAGGAGAATAAACTCAGAAGTCTGGTTAACTATGTCTACCAGCACTCAGATTTCTACAAAAAGAGATTTGATGAAGCAGATGTCAAACCTGAAGACATCCAGACGCTTGCTGACCTGAAGAAATTACCTTTTACATACAAATCCGATCTAAGAGATACATATCCAACAGGAATGTTCTGTGTTCCCAACGAACAGCTCACACGTTTCCACGTGTCCTCAGGAACCACCGGGAAGCCAACTGTTGTAGGTTACACAAAGAATGATATCCATGCATGGAATACATCTCTTGCAAGAGCTCTAACCTCAATTGGATTGGGTCGTGGGGATATTATTCAGGTGAGTTATGGATATGGTCTTTTCACCGGTGGTCTTGGACTGCACTATGGTGCTGAAGAAGTGGGTGCCACTGTTCTTCCTACAAGTTCAGGTAACACTGAAAAACAGCTTGATCTTATGCAGGATCTGGGCAGCACAGCAATTGCCTGTACTCCATCTTACTTCCTCTTCATGAGCGAGGTTGCAAACCAGAACGGAATCAGCATACAGAATGACACCAGGCTTAAGGCCGGAATCTTCGGTGCAGAGCCATGGTCTGAGGAAATGAGGACAAGGATTGAGGAAGCAACAGGTATCAAAGCCTACGACATCTACGGTACTTCAGAACTCAGTGGTCCTCTGTGTACTGAATGCCAGTTCCAGGACGGTATTCATATCTGGGCTGACATGTTCCTTCTCGAAGTAATTGACCCTGCAACAGGTGAACAGCTCGGCGATGGTGAGCGTGGGGAGCTTGTAATCACAACCCTTGCAAAGGAAGCACTTCCACTTATCAGGTATCGTATTGGTGATATTACTATCATTAACAAGGAGCCATGCAAGTGTGGTCGTACACACCCACGTATCATGAGGGTACTTGGCCGTGCAGATGACATGCTTATCGTTCGTGGAATCAACGTGTTCCCTGGTCAGGTAGAGTCTGTACTGATGACCCTCCCTGAAGTTGGCGAGCATTTTATGATTATCGTAGACAGGGTGAATGAACTTGATACTATGACCATCCAGATAGAGATGACAGATGAGGCATTCAGTGACAAGGTCACTGATATCATTGGTCTTGAAAAGAAGGTTCAGGCTGCTCTTAAGAACGTGCTTAATCTGGCAGTTAAGGTCGAGCTTGTTGAGAAGGGGACCATCCCACGTTCAATGGGTAAAGCCAAGAAAGTGATAGATAACAGAAAGCTATAA
- a CDS encoding Hsp20/alpha crystallin family protein, with the protein MRFGLTKVTPARSGVWNPMEEIVQMQDMLNNMFKERSFGDRWSEPGILAPLVDVKDEGSELLVTTDLPGVEKDDVDLDVSDNMLTISAKRSSDKEEKDEGYLRRERTYSSFSRTVTLPNTVSAEGAKAKLENGVLTVTLPKLQIEENKKIPIE; encoded by the coding sequence ATGAGATTTGGTTTAACAAAAGTAACGCCAGCAAGAAGTGGAGTATGGAATCCAATGGAAGAAATAGTGCAGATGCAGGATATGTTAAACAACATGTTTAAAGAGAGAAGTTTCGGGGACAGATGGTCAGAACCTGGAATTCTTGCACCTCTTGTGGATGTTAAGGATGAAGGTTCCGAATTACTTGTCACAACCGACCTTCCGGGAGTGGAGAAAGATGATGTTGACCTTGATGTCAGCGATAACATGCTGACAATATCTGCAAAGCGCAGTTCAGACAAAGAAGAAAAGGACGAAGGATACCTGCGCAGGGAAAGGACTTACAGTTCATTCTCAAGAACTGTGACCTTACCAAACACAGTCTCTGCAGAAGGTGCAAAGGCAAAACTCGAAAACGGTGTGCTTACTGTTACTTTGCCAAAGCTGCAGATAGAAGAAAACAAAAAGATACCCATCGAATAG
- a CDS encoding prefoldin subunit beta, with translation MSTQIPPQIQNQLAQLQQVQQQAQSLAMQKSQIESMQKEAEMALEELDKLPEDVVIFRSVGELQIKSSKEESVSKLNEKVETLSLRLQSISRQEERISKRFTQLQEQIEQSMGNQAQ, from the coding sequence ATGAGTACGCAAATACCCCCACAGATACAGAACCAGCTTGCACAGTTGCAGCAGGTTCAGCAGCAGGCGCAGTCCCTTGCTATGCAGAAATCCCAGATCGAGTCCATGCAGAAAGAAGCTGAAATGGCACTTGAAGAGCTGGATAAACTGCCTGAAGATGTTGTAATTTTCCGCAGTGTAGGTGAACTGCAGATCAAATCAAGCAAGGAAGAATCTGTGTCCAAACTGAATGAAAAAGTAGAAACACTTTCACTCAGGTTACAATCCATTTCCAGACAGGAAGAAAGGATATCAAAACGTTTCACACAACTTCAGGAACAGATCGAACAGTCTATGGGGAACCAGGCACAGTAA
- a CDS encoding KEOPS complex subunit Pcc1, with the protein MLLTSHSIFETPAASRIYRSLKPELESQVTDRSSVYIKVENSTLYLEIRSDDLVAMRSTLNTWLRLIQVASETADCLV; encoded by the coding sequence GTGCTGTTAACTTCGCATTCTATTTTTGAAACCCCTGCAGCTTCACGTATTTACAGATCACTTAAACCAGAGCTTGAAAGTCAGGTGACAGATCGTTCTTCTGTTTACATAAAAGTTGAAAATTCAACCCTCTATCTGGAAATACGGTCTGATGACCTTGTTGCCATGCGCTCGACTCTTAATACATGGCTGCGCCTAATACAGGTTGCATCCGAGACTGCAGACTGTCTCGTTTAA
- the mmp11 gene encoding methanogenesis marker protein 11 gives MKEIELSDPYITPYRGIYAICDSKNEYAEVIEHSNCYGGAAWSKFHYSHSPLILNTRSIGNMIRYKVKTGTSTLELKPSTAAAGIESVIVEGDEVHITYAGLGGGGVGATKCRAFAEGVLRCNYTESGGGRAAKGTIVVPKRERVLIGIDDTDTKEEGATWTLTHNMANALDCNESIYLSHSLVQLFPVSARTQNCVSTVLEFGCVDENAKQELLESVKAALLKYSVSDETGMVVLSDFDAKKINEYSTKCRSGELTKEYALQYAKDNGVDIWLDGNGVIGALAALAWFAQPDDSVKLKAQIE, from the coding sequence ATGAAAGAGATTGAACTTAGTGACCCCTATATCACTCCATACAGGGGCATATACGCAATATGCGACAGTAAAAACGAATACGCTGAGGTCATCGAGCATTCGAACTGTTATGGCGGTGCTGCATGGTCTAAGTTCCATTATTCTCACTCGCCGCTTATTCTGAACACACGTTCCATTGGGAACATGATCAGATACAAAGTAAAGACAGGTACTTCAACCCTTGAACTGAAACCATCCACTGCAGCAGCAGGAATTGAGTCTGTTATTGTGGAAGGAGATGAAGTCCATATTACATACGCAGGACTTGGAGGAGGAGGAGTGGGTGCCACAAAATGCAGGGCATTCGCTGAAGGCGTACTTCGCTGCAATTATACCGAATCCGGCGGTGGCCGTGCTGCAAAAGGCACTATCGTAGTTCCTAAAAGAGAAAGAGTGCTCATTGGAATCGATGACACCGACACCAAAGAAGAAGGCGCTACCTGGACATTAACTCATAATATGGCAAATGCACTTGATTGTAATGAGTCTATTTACCTATCACACTCACTCGTACAATTGTTCCCGGTATCCGCAAGAACCCAGAACTGTGTTTCCACAGTACTGGAATTCGGATGCGTGGATGAGAATGCAAAACAGGAACTCCTTGAAAGCGTGAAAGCAGCTCTCCTGAAATATAGTGTTTCAGATGAGACGGGAATGGTAGTGCTCTCAGACTTTGATGCAAAGAAGATCAACGAGTACAGCACTAAATGCCGCAGTGGAGAGCTTACAAAGGAATATGCCCTCCAGTATGCAAAAGATAATGGTGTTGACATCTGGCTTGATGGCAATGGAGTCATTGGTGCACTTGCAGCGCTGGCATGGTTCGCACAACCAGATGATTCAGTTAAACTGAAAGCCCAGATCGAATAA